The nucleotide window CTACAACGTCGCGTTCGAGGACGTTCGCCGGATGGCGCCGGCGGCCCTGCGGCACCGGCTGATCCTGAACTTCGAGGGCGAGGCCGAGGGCGTCAACCCCGACGCCGTCATCCGGGACGTCCTCGCGCACGTGCCCGAACCCGAAGCGTGAATCTAACCGCAAAGAACGCGAAGGGCGCAAAGAAGAGACAGGGGAACAGCCGAACGGTAAGAAACTGCCTTGGGGTTTTCGCCTTTCCCAGGATCCTCTATTCTTTGCGTGCTTTGCGCCCTTTGCGGTTTCAACCACGCTGGGACAGGCGCCACCATGGCCGATGACCTGTTTGATTCCGAATTTCTCGCGCGGCTGGAATATCTGAGGATCGTCGCGCGCCACCTCTTTGCCGGCACCAGCGCTGGCTCGCGCGCCGGCCGCCGCACGGGCCCCGGCCTCGAATTCTCGGAGCACCGGGCCTACGTCGCGGGCGACGATTTTCGCCACATCGACTGGGCCGCCTTCGGCCGGCTTGAGCGGCTCCTTTTGCGCCTCTGCCAGCAGGAAGAGGACCTCTCGATCTACTTCCTCCTGGACGGCTCGGGTTCGATGGCGACCGGCCGGCCGCCGAAGTTCGACCACGCGCGGCGCCTGACGGCCGCGCTCGGCTACGTCGGCCTCGCGAGCCTGGAGCGCGTCGAAATCCTCGCAGTAAACAGCGAGGGCGTCCGCGGGCATCTGGCCGCCGGCCGCGGCAAGAGTCGCCTGCTTTCGGTCCTCGGTTTTCTCCGGCGGCTCTCCGCGGGCGGGCCCACGGATCTGAAGCGGGCTGTGGACGCTTTTCTCCCCCATGCGTCGAAGGCGGGTCTCGCGATCCTCGTCTCGGACCTTTTCGACCCGGCGGGGTACGAGCGGGCCTTCCTCGCCCTCCAGGCGAACGGCTTTGAGCCGTGGTGCCTCCATGTGACGGACCGCGCGGACCTCGCCCCGGACGGCCTTGGTGACCTGGCGGTCGAGGACGCAGAGACGGGCGAGACGATGGGCGTACACCTCGCGTCCGAGGTGCGTGAGCGACTCATCGCCGAGGCACGCCGCTTCGGCGAGGAAGTGCGGGCGTGGTGCACGGACCGCGGCATCGGCTACGCCGCCGCCCCAACCGACCTCGCCGTGGACACGCTCGTCCTGAACGTCCTTCGCCGCGGAGGCCTGGTCAGGTGAGCGCGAGGTCCACGGCCTCGGCCCGCGTGACGCGCGCGAGTTCCTCCGTCGGCACTTCCAGGAGCGCGTCGCCGTCGCCTCCGCCGCAGTACACCATGTCCACTTCGAGCACCTGCGGGTCCATGTACGCGGGCACTTCGCTCTTCAAGGGGAACGGCGGGACGGCCCCGACGGGATAGCCGGTGACGCGAAGAACGTCGTCGGCCTTGGCGAGGCTCATGTGCTTCGCCCCGGCGGCGCGGCACAGTTTCTTTCGGTCCAGCCGCTGGTCGCCGCGCAGGATGCACAGAACGAACCGCCCGTCGGAAAGGTGCGCAAGAAGCGATTTGGCGATGTGCGCAAGGTCCGTTCCGAGGGCCCGCGCGGCATCCTCGGCCGTGTGCGTGTCCTGGGGCATCGCGAGGACACGGGCCTGCAGGCCGTTGGCCGCGGCAAACTCCTGCACTGTTGCGCTTGTCCACGTCATTCCGGGCCTCGCAGTGCCAGGGCTTGAGCCCCTTTTACGGCTCCGCGCCGCCGGAATCAACGGAATCCCGCGCCCGAAACGGCGGGCTTAGCCTAAGCCTTGTTCCGGCAACGGCTTACGGGCGTCGCTGGGGTGGAAAGCGGGTTTCTGGCTCCCGGTGGGCTGCCAGACGCCAAAACGGCCCGTGGTTGACCGTAAGACTTTTTTGGACAAGGGGTTATCGTCGTCGGCGTGTCCGGCGGGAACGTGTGCGGATTTTCGGCTTGATTCGGCCCCGGGGGCGGGTTATTATGCGGGTCGCTCGATGTGAGGAATTGACCTCCCTCGGGACCGGCCCCGCCTCGGCGGGTGAGCAGTCGCCCGGCCCCGAGGGATTTTTTTGCCCGGCGCGATGCGCGTTCGCGGCCTTTGCAAGCGCGCGGCCAATCTGCTAGACTGTTTTCTCGCGGCGCGTCTGTGCGGCGGTTCGGGGCAAGGTGCGGCGCCATGTTCGAAAACCTGAGCGAAAAACTCGGCGGCGTCTTCCGCAGCCTCACGGGGCGCGGGCGGCTGACGGAAGGCAACATCCAGGAGGCCTGCGAGGCCGTCCGCACGGCCCTGCTGGAGGCGGATGTCAACTACCAGGTGGCCGGCGACTTCGTCGAGCAGGTCCGCCAGAAGGCCATCGGCCAGGAGGTCCTCAAGACCCTCCGCCCCGACCATGTCTTCGTCAAGGTCATCCACGACGAGATGGTCCGCCTGATGGGCCCCGTGGATTCAAAGATCCCCTACGCCTCGCCCGGCCCGACGGTGCTGATGCTCGCGGGCCTTCAGGGTTCCGGCAAAACGACGACGGCCGCGAAACTCGCGCGCCGGATCCGCGACGAGGGTCACCGGCCGATGCTCGTGGCGTGCGACTGCCATCGCCCCGCGGCCGTCGAGCAACTCCTCGTTGTCGGCTCGCAGGTGGACGTGCCGGTTTACAGCGAGGGCATCGGCGATCCCGTGCGGATCGCGAAGAACGGCGTCGCGGAGGCGAAGCGCGAGGACGCCGACGTTGTGATCGTCGACACCGCCGGCCGGCTTCACGTGGACCAGGCAATGATGGAGGAAGCGAAGCGGATCGCCCGGGCCGTCCAGCCCCACCAGATTTATCTCGTCTGCGACGCCATGACCGGCCAGGATGCCGTCACGAGCGCCAAGGAATTCAATGCGGCGCTGGAACTGTCGGCCGTGATCCTGACGAAACTGGACGGCGACGCGCGCGGCGGGGCGGCCTTGAGCGTCAAGGCGGTCACGGGCAAGCCCATCAAGTTCGTCGGCGTCGGCGAGAAACTCGACCGCCTGGAGGAGTTTCATCCGGACCGGATGGCCAGCCGGATCCTCGGCATGGGCGACGTCGTGAGCCTCGTCGAAAAGGCCCACGCCGCCGTCGACGCCGAGGAAACTGCCCGCATGCAGGAAAAACTCCGCACGGCGGAGTTCGGCCTGGACGATTTTCTGAAGCAAATCAAGCAGATGCGCCGCATGGGGCCCCTGAAGGAAATCCTCGCGATGGTCCCCGGGATGGGGTCGGCCCTGAAGGACCTGCCGGTGGACGACAAGGAACTCGACCAGACGGAAGCGATCATCCACTCGATGACGCACAGGGAACGTACAAAGCCCGACCTCATCGACGCGTCGCGCCGCCGGCGGATTGCGCGCGGCTGCGGGATGGAACCGCAGGACGTTGCGGGGCTCGTGAAATCCTTCGGCCAGGTGAAGGACCTCGTGCGCCAGATGCAGGGTCCCGGCGCGCCGGGATTCGGCGGGGGGCGAAAGGCGGCCGCCCAACAGATGGCCCAGATCGACCTTTTCGGCGGCCACCATCGCAAGAAGCGGCAGCGTTCGAAGCGTAAGAAGAAGGACCGCAAGAAACGCTCGCGCTAACGGTTCGGCACCGCTGCGCATGATCACGTGCATGAGGAAGCCCAGGGATTCGAATCCCTGGGCTTTTCTTGCATCGTGTTCGCACTTCGGCGCGCCGCTGCGCGCATGCCGTTTTTTCGCCCGCCTGAAAGGGCGGCGGACTACTTGAGGTTCACCACGCGTCCGCTGCGGACCGACTTGTCGGCTGCCAGGACGATCCGCAGGCTGTTCACGGCGGCCTCGTAGTGCTCAGCAAGGTCCAGGTCCTCCCGGATCGCCTTCAGCCAGTACGCCTGCTCGCGGTCGCACAGGCCCTGGTGGTCCGGCTCGTCCGGCGTGTCGAGCACCCGGTCGGGTTTGGCAAAAGTGCCGTCGGGCGTGCACTCCGCCAGGTGGACCTGCAGCGCATTTGCCTGGGTGTGGGAATCGATGTCGGCCGAGGTCCCCTGCTCTTTCGCCGTGCGGGCGACGATGCTGACGCAACCCTTCGGCCCGATGACGTCCTTGACGAAAAACGCCACCTCGCTCATCATCGGGCCCCAACCCGCCTCGTACCACCCGACCGAGCCGTCGTCAAAGACGACCTGCAGTTGGCCGTAGTTGTACATTTCGCGGGAAATCTCG belongs to Planctomycetota bacterium and includes:
- a CDS encoding AAA family ATPase — its product is YNVAFEDVRRMAPAALRHRLILNFEGEAEGVNPDAVIRDVLAHVPEPEA
- a CDS encoding DUF58 domain-containing protein, producing the protein MADDLFDSEFLARLEYLRIVARHLFAGTSAGSRAGRRTGPGLEFSEHRAYVAGDDFRHIDWAAFGRLERLLLRLCQQEEDLSIYFLLDGSGSMATGRPPKFDHARRLTAALGYVGLASLERVEILAVNSEGVRGHLAAGRGKSRLLSVLGFLRRLSAGGPTDLKRAVDAFLPHASKAGLAILVSDLFDPAGYERAFLALQANGFEPWCLHVTDRADLAPDGLGDLAVEDAETGETMGVHLASEVRERLIAEARRFGEEVRAWCTDRGIGYAAAPTDLAVDTLVLNVLRRGGLVR
- a CDS encoding YbaK/EbsC family protein codes for the protein MTWTSATVQEFAAANGLQARVLAMPQDTHTAEDAARALGTDLAHIAKSLLAHLSDGRFVLCILRGDQRLDRKKLCRAAGAKHMSLAKADDVLRVTGYPVGAVPPFPLKSEVPAYMDPQVLEVDMVYCGGGDGDALLEVPTEELARVTRAEAVDLALT
- the ffh gene encoding signal recognition particle protein, translated to MFENLSEKLGGVFRSLTGRGRLTEGNIQEACEAVRTALLEADVNYQVAGDFVEQVRQKAIGQEVLKTLRPDHVFVKVIHDEMVRLMGPVDSKIPYASPGPTVLMLAGLQGSGKTTTAAKLARRIRDEGHRPMLVACDCHRPAAVEQLLVVGSQVDVPVYSEGIGDPVRIAKNGVAEAKREDADVVIVDTAGRLHVDQAMMEEAKRIARAVQPHQIYLVCDAMTGQDAVTSAKEFNAALELSAVILTKLDGDARGGAALSVKAVTGKPIKFVGVGEKLDRLEEFHPDRMASRILGMGDVVSLVEKAHAAVDAEETARMQEKLRTAEFGLDDFLKQIKQMRRMGPLKEILAMVPGMGSALKDLPVDDKELDQTEAIIHSMTHRERTKPDLIDASRRRRIARGCGMEPQDVAGLVKSFGQVKDLVRQMQGPGAPGFGGGRKAAAQQMAQIDLFGGHHRKKRQRSKRKKKDRKKRSR
- a CDS encoding gfo/Idh/MocA family oxidoreductase — its product is EISREMYNYGQLQVVFDDGSVGWYEAGWGPMMSEVAFFVKDVIGPKGCVSIVARTAKEQGTSADIDSHTQANALQVHLAECTPDGTFAKPDRVLDTPDEPDHQGLCDREQAYWLKAIREDLDLAEHYEAAVNSLRIVLAADKSVRSGRVVNLK